DNA from Petropleomorpha daqingensis:
GGCCGCTGGTGGAGCCGGTGGCCAGCAGCCCGGCGATCGCCGGGGTGAGCGGCCGCTCGCCGACCAGGCCCTGCAGGACGGCGGCGTACTCGCCGCTGACCCGCCCCGCGGCGGCGTGCCGCAGCAGAGCCCGGGACAGCTCGGTGGTGCGACCGGCGGCCAGCGAGTAGACCCCCGCGGCGAACCGCTCGGCGGCCGGGTGGCCGAGGAGCACGAGGCCGGCCATGGTGCCGGCCATGACGTCGTCGCCGGCCGGGGTGAGACCGGGGCCGAGGCCGATCAGCCGCGCGGCGGTGCGCAGCGCCGCGTCGAGGTCGGCACGCCGGACGGCGCCGCGCAGCGCGGCGAGCGGGCCGCCGGGCCCGGTCGGCAGGCCGGGGAGGGTGAACGCGCTGTGCGGGACGCCCTCGCCGTAGAGCGCGTTGCGCAGCTGGCGCACGCCCTCGGGCAGCAGGGCCGGCCGGGAGTGCGGCAGCCGGGGCCGCGGGTCCCACCAGGCCGCGGCGCTGACCGCGAGGTCGCCCACGATGATCCGGCCGCCCCCGACCTCGGCCGGAGCACCCGTGGGCAGCGCGACGAGCGGGCGGCCGTTGCTCGGCCGGAACAGCACGCAGCCGAGCGGCAGCCGTGCCGCGTCGCTGGTCAGGACGCCGACGACGTCGTTGCCGCGCTCGGTGCTCACCGACAGGTAGACCGCGGCGGGCAGGCTCATGAGCACGCGTGCCGAGCGGATCGGACCGCGCAGCATCTCGGCGACACCGGTGCTGGCGGAGGCGGGGACGGCGGTGGCGGCGCGGGCCGGCGGGGCGGTCCGGACGGTGGCCTGCGCGGATTCGCGCGGAAGGGGGATCAGCGGGACCCCGGCCTGGGCGGCCCGGCCGCGCGG
Protein-coding regions in this window:
- a CDS encoding DUF2877 domain-containing protein produces the protein MRTIDELTNSPRGRAAQAGVPLIPLPRESAQATVRTAPPARAATAVPASASTGVAEMLRGPIRSARVLMSLPAAVYLSVSTERGNDVVGVLTSDAARLPLGCVLFRPSNGRPLVALPTGAPAEVGGGRIIVGDLAVSAAAWWDPRPRLPHSRPALLPEGVRQLRNALYGEGVPHSAFTLPGLPTGPGGPLAALRGAVRRADLDAALRTAARLIGLGPGLTPAGDDVMAGTMAGLVLLGHPAAERFAAGVYSLAAGRTTELSRALLRHAAAGRVSGEYAAVLQGLVGERPLTPAIAGLLATGSTSGRAMALGLCTAIDLVDRTTRR